One Glycine soja cultivar W05 chromosome 2, ASM419377v2, whole genome shotgun sequence genomic region harbors:
- the LOC114392447 gene encoding G patch domain-containing protein 11-like, producing MFAMDESPANREGKNRAQGNEEQEDDDYMGDLSQFLPSDALFPPKLFSSKKISSKKDPSVNSSKNRLKTHSWQERRKLERERKQQEEDEQTLAKVEAPIAQSNIGFKLLKQMGYTPGSALGKQGSGRAEPVGIEIRRSRAGVGLEDPHKEKRKNEGIMMDRKRRKEEDLMKEFGSRQKSQWQSRRVIINYNKAKAALDQLENREIVEPQKNDDDAEGEEEEEEEITEEDLHDVLMKLRDEFNYCLFCGCQYESSDVLLGNCPGTNEDDH from the exons ATGTTCGCCATGGATGAATCACCGGCGAACAGGGAGGGCAAAAACAGAGCACAGGGAAACGAGGAACAAGAAGATGATGACTACATGGGTGACCTTTCTCAGTTTCTTCCTTCCGATGCTCTCTTCCCTCCCAAGTTGTTTTCATCCAAAAAG ATTTCCAGCAAGAAAGATCCTTCAGTCAATTCTTCCAAGAACCGGTTGAAAACTCATAGCTGGCAAGAACGGAGAAAacttgaaagagaaaggaagCAACAAGAAGAGGATGAGCAAACATTAGCGAAAGTTGAAGCTCCAATAGCACAATCCAACATTGGGTTTAAGCTTCTCAAACAGATGGGTTACACTCCAGGTTCTGCGCTTGGCAAGCAGGGCTCGGGCAGGGCCGAACCAGTGGGGATTGAAATTCGACGGTCACGAGCTGGTGTAGGCTTAGAAGATCCCCACAAGGAGAAGAGGAAAAATGAGGGAATCATGATGGACAGGAAAAGGAGGAAAGAGGAGGACCTAATGAAAGAATTTGGGTCCAGGCAAAAGTCACAGTGGCAGAGTAGGAgagttataattaattacaataaggCAAAGGCTGCCCTTGATCAATTGGAGAATAGGGAAATTGTGGAGCCACAAAAGAATGACGATGACGCAGagggtgaagaagaagaagaggaagaaataaCAGAAGAG GACTTGCACGATGTTTTGATGAAACTGAGGGATGAATTTAATTATTGCCTCTTTTGTGGATGCCAA TACGAATCGAGTGATGTCCTCTTGGGCAACTGCCCTGGAACCAACGAAGATGACCACTAA